A window from Cryptomeria japonica chromosome 1, Sugi_1.0, whole genome shotgun sequence encodes these proteins:
- the LOC131857263 gene encoding methyl jasmonate esterase 1-like encodes MPTRAVAPQTLAAFGAANSSRIADSNEDDHDLETKEIIILHEMTFLRDILSNTFKYCHSTIHFLNLKSYSMETNIVKAKGCHFVMVHGATFGGWCWYQVADLLLKAGHTVSSIDMASGGIDPTNADTISSLQEYNQPLTDFFTALPSEGKVILVGHSAGGFNLSFTMERFPDKIAAAVFVTAFMPLSGTTLSELMNEIVSIIGGFGDSTFYYANGKENPATSFKFGTQFAREFLSQNSPSWDLTLWESLEKKSPIWQEPLLYTAKNYGSVRRIFVVSKEDKVIVEAFQRKMIAGNPPQMVYEIEGSDHTVFFSKPLQLAEVLMKIANTSVSK; translated from the exons ATGCCCACGAGAGCTGTTGCCCCACAAACCCTAGCTGCATTTGGTGCGGCTAACTCTTCTAGAATTGcagattcaaatgaggatgatCACGACTTAGAGACAAAAGAAATCATTATACTCCATGAGATGACATTTCTTCGAGATATTCTGTCAAACA CCTTTAAATATTGCCATTCTACCATTCATTTCTTGAACTTGAAGAGCTACAGCATGGAGACAAATATAGTTAAGGCAAAGGGGTGTCACTTTGTGATGGTGCATGGAGCAACCTTTGGGGGCTGGTGTTGGTATCAAGTTGCAGATCTTCTTCTCAAAGCGGGCCACACTGTATCTTCCATTGACATGGCCAGTGGAGGTATAGATCCTACAAATGCCGACACAATTTCTTCGTTACAAGAGTACAATCAGCCACTCACAGACTTCTTTACAGCTCTTCCTTCTGAAGGGAAG GTTATATTGGTTGGCCACAGCGCTGGTGGATTCAATTTGAGTTTTACCATGGAGCGTTTTCCAGATAAAATTGCTGCAGCTGTATTTGTTACCGCCTTCATGCCCCTCAGCGGAACAACTCTCTCTGAGTTGATGAACGAG ATCGTATCCATAATCGGAGGCTTCGGAGACTCTACATTTTACTATGCAAATGGGAAAGAGAATCCAGCAACATCCTTCAAGTTTGGCACCCAGTTTGCGCGAGAATTTTTATCACAGAACAGTCCTTCTTGG GATCTGACGTTGTGGGAATCGCTGGAAAAGAAATCTCCAATATGGCAAGAACCTCTTTTGTATACAGCTAAAAACTATGGAAGTGTTAGGAGAATATTTGTTGTGTCGAAGGAGGATAAGGTTATTGTGGAGGCGTTCCAGAGAAAGATGATTGCAGGGAATCCTCCACAAATGGTATACGAAATTGAAGGATCTGATCACACCGTATTCTTCTCTAAGCCTCTTCAACTGGCTGAGGTGCTCATGAAAATTGCTAATACGAGTGTGTCAAAGTGA